Below is a genomic region from Gillisia sp. Hel_I_86.
GCTTTAGTACCTAATGTGTATTTGATTCCTTGGAGCCTGGATTTAAAAAAAATGCGAAGGCTAGAACGAAAAAAAAATGAACAAAAATCGAAAAAGAGCAGCCTAAAAATATGTTAAAGTCATATTTAAAATACGATAATAAAAATACACTCGTTTTCCTAGTTGCCCATAACAACCAAAAAGCTAAGATAACTAACCCGTGGGCATATTAATTAAAAATTATTACAATGAAAAAAATCCTATTAGTAACAGTATTATCTGCGGCCACCTTGACGTCTTGCGTTTCCAAGAAAAAGTATGTTGCATTAGAAAGTGAATTGTCCAATACTCAAAGCAATTTACAACGTACTACCATGGAAAAAGAAGAGGCACAGGCAAAATTAGATGCTATTGAAGCGCGTGTGGCAGATTACAACGCGAAAATCAATTCTTTAAAAGAATCCAATGATGAAAAAATGGAGATGAACGACCTTACCGTAATGTCCAATAAAACAAAAAAACAAATGAGAGCTACTTTAGCGAAAGTAGATCAAAATGAGCTAAGTAAGGCAAAAACGCTTGAAGATTCCATCAACCTTGCAGTCTCTTACAACTTAAAGCAATCCATCACTGAAGATTCAGAAAGTGATGATGTACAGATCACGGTAGATAAGACTGTTGTGATGATCAATGTTTCAGATAAATTACTTTTTAAAAGTGGGAGCTATAGATTGAGCAACAAAGCGGATGGGTTGATGAAAAAATTAGCTGAAGTTATTAATTCTGAGCCTAGCATGGAAGTAATGGTAGAAGGTCATACCGATTCTCAAACCATGGTTCCTGGATCTCATATTCAAGACAATTGGGATTTAAGCGTTAGAAGATCCACTTCTATAGTAAGGGCGTTACAAGACAAGTACAATGTGGACCCTTCAAAATTAATTGCGGCAGGAAGAAGCAGTTATGCGCCTTTGGTAGAGAACTCCAATAAAGAAAACATGGCGAAAAACAGAAGAACTAGAATAGTAATTATTCCAAATCTCGATAAATTCTTTGCAATGATGGATTCTGAATAGCCTGGCATTTATTAAGCATGAAAATGGGATAAAGCTAAATTAGCTTTATCCCATTTTTTATTAACCATATTTACGGCCTCTTTAATAAAGTTAGAACTTCTATATTTTTCTTTCCGTGGTCTTTCCTCCTCCCAGTAGCTCTAATATTTTCATT
It encodes:
- a CDS encoding OmpA family protein, with the translated sequence MKKILLVTVLSAATLTSCVSKKKYVALESELSNTQSNLQRTTMEKEEAQAKLDAIEARVADYNAKINSLKESNDEKMEMNDLTVMSNKTKKQMRATLAKVDQNELSKAKTLEDSINLAVSYNLKQSITEDSESDDVQITVDKTVVMINVSDKLLFKSGSYRLSNKADGLMKKLAEVINSEPSMEVMVEGHTDSQTMVPGSHIQDNWDLSVRRSTSIVRALQDKYNVDPSKLIAAGRSSYAPLVENSNKENMAKNRRTRIVIIPNLDKFFAMMDSE